The DNA sequence AAAATCTTAAGAGTATAGTTTTAGCTAAAGCCTGTATTAATACCTTTTTTATTCCGTTGGTTAAAGCCAACGGCTATTCAAAAATTAAATATTTTGAAGAAAACAATTTTGCCTAAATGCGCTTCAAATTTAATTTATACCGCAAAATAAGGTGAAAGTATATCCTCAAAATTAAACAGACCTTCCTTTTTATCTACCAGATTTTCGGCTACAAATATGACACCGCTTCCAAAAGCTTCGCGTGAAATACTTTCATGTACAAGTCTTACGGTCTGAAACGGAAATCCAAACACAACTTCATGTTTGCCTACTATTCCACCTGCACGAACCGAGTTAATGTCTTCTTTTTCGAGATCAAGTGCTTCGGCAATTTTTATGGCGGTTCCTGAGATGCCGTCTTTACCTTTAAAATGTTCTTCGATGATTTCAATGTCAACCCAAGGAGCGATTTTCTTTAAAAATTTGGAGGCAAAAAGCAAATAATTTACCCCCAAGGTAATATTTGGACTCCAAAAGACGGTTGTAAGGTTGGAAAGCGATTTTAGATAGTCTTTCTCCTTATTGGTGTAATGAGATATTGCTGAAATAATTTTTATTTTTCGCTCACTTGCAGCCTCTCCGTACGCATAGATCCCGGAGTTGGATGAAAAATCAATTATAACATCAACGGGCTGATTATCGAGTAGTTCAGTAATAGAAGTTGATGCTGTTGAGTATATTTTCCCTGTTTCCTCCGAGTCAATTCCGAGGTATTCTGCGGCAGTTCTGTTTTCGAGCGTTTGGCTCCTTTTCATAACCCATGAAAGAGAGAATTTTTTGTTTTGCAAAATTACCGATGCTACCGCTTTTCCTGTTTTTCCGAATCCAATTAGACCTACTTTCATAATGTTGTTTTTTATAAAAATAGGATTTTTTTATTGCAAATGGGAATATTTTTGGAATTATTAACATGTTTTAGGACTATAACTGCTGTTAAATTATAGAAAAATCAAAAATAAGATTCCTTGTTCTGTAGTTAAATTATTGTTCTAAAAATCAATTTTATAGTAAAATTTAAAATTCAAATATAAAATATTATATACCTTTGTTACTGAAAGACCTTTCTATAGTCTTTTATCTTTTAATAAAAAATGTAAAGTATGCAAAACATTCCTAGTGTAGACTTACGTGATTTCCTTTCGGACGACCCGAAACGTAAACAAAAATTTGTAAATGAAATCGGCAGTGCATTTGAAAACATTGGCTTCGTAGCCCTAAAAGGTCATTTTCTTGATGATCAGTTGGTAGACGAACTTTATGGCGAAATTCGAAAATTTTTCGCCTTACCAGTAGAAACTAAGCATAATTATGAAATTCCCGGAATTGGCGGACAAAGAGGTTATGTTTCTTTTGGAAAAGAGCATGCTAAAGGACGTAAAGAGGGAGATTTAAAAGAATTTTGGCACTTTGGTCAGTATGTTGACCAAGATTCCAAATACGCTTCGGAATATCCGGACAATGTAGAAGTAAAAGAATTACCACGTTTTAATGTTGTGGGTAAAGAAGCGTACCAAATGCTTGAGAAAACAGGTGTTTATGTATTGAGAGCGCTGGCTTTGCATTTAGGTTTAGATGAATTTTATTTTGATCAGTATGCAAAAGACGGAAATTCAATCTTAAGACCTATTCATTATCCACCAATTACTACTGAGCCTGAAAATGCTATTCGTGCTGCAGCTCATGGTGATATCAACCTGATTACCCTTTTGATGGGGGCTCAGGGAAAAGGATTACAAGTTCAAAATCACGATGGCGAATGGATTGATGCTATCGCTGAAGACGATCAATTGGTAATCAATGTTGGAGATATGTTGTCAAGACACACCAATAACAAATTAAAATCAACGATTCATCAAGTGGTAAATCCACCGAGAGAATTATGGGGAACTTCTCGTTTTTCAATTCCGTTTTTTATGCATCCTGTAAGCGATATGCGTCTGGATTGTTTAGAAAACTGTATTGATGCAGAGAATCCTAAGAAATTTGAAGACATTACAGCAGGTGATTATCTGTATGAACGTCTGGTAGATTTAGGTTTAATAAAAAAATAAAACATTTAAATCTCCATTTTTTAAATTCCAAATTCCAAAACTATCAAAACTTGGGATTTGGAATTTAATTTTTAAACAAACAATTTTGGAATTTACCTTTTAGAATAAAAATATTATGGATTTACAAGATCAATTAAAGAATTTATTTCCGGATCATATCGAATCAAATGAGCCTGAAGAAGTTCAGGAAGAGGATCATGTGCTTTATATTCAAAAAGAGCCCATGATTTGCAAATTTGAAAAACGAAAAGGAAAGGCAACAACCATAA is a window from the Flavobacterium cupriresistens genome containing:
- a CDS encoding 4-hydroxy-tetrahydrodipicolinate reductase, producing MKVGLIGFGKTGKAVASVILQNKKFSLSWVMKRSQTLENRTAAEYLGIDSEETGKIYSTASTSITELLDNQPVDVIIDFSSNSGIYAYGEAASERKIKIISAISHYTNKEKDYLKSLSNLTTVFWSPNITLGVNYLLFASKFLKKIAPWVDIEIIEEHFKGKDGISGTAIKIAEALDLEKEDINSVRAGGIVGKHEVVFGFPFQTVRLVHESISREAFGSGVIFVAENLVDKKEGLFNFEDILSPYFAV
- a CDS encoding isopenicillin N synthase family dioxygenase yields the protein MQNIPSVDLRDFLSDDPKRKQKFVNEIGSAFENIGFVALKGHFLDDQLVDELYGEIRKFFALPVETKHNYEIPGIGGQRGYVSFGKEHAKGRKEGDLKEFWHFGQYVDQDSKYASEYPDNVEVKELPRFNVVGKEAYQMLEKTGVYVLRALALHLGLDEFYFDQYAKDGNSILRPIHYPPITTEPENAIRAAAHGDINLITLLMGAQGKGLQVQNHDGEWIDAIAEDDQLVINVGDMLSRHTNNKLKSTIHQVVNPPRELWGTSRFSIPFFMHPVSDMRLDCLENCIDAENPKKFEDITAGDYLYERLVDLGLIKK